The Salvelinus fontinalis isolate EN_2023a chromosome 39, ASM2944872v1, whole genome shotgun sequence genome has a window encoding:
- the LOC129838789 gene encoding N-acetylglucosamine-1-phosphotransferase subunits alpha/beta-like, with amino-acid sequence MVIINSVLKLLQRQTYTCLSHRYGLYLCFGGIVLMIVSAFQFGEVVVEWSRDQYHVLFDSYRDNVAGKSFQTRLCQPMPIDVVYTWVNGTDTDLMKQLRGVREQLKEEQRTLRERLGKNASDPTELPKDRVKPECLLSHCIIAPMLALDPALPANVTLKELPSLSPSFSTAKLLLQVAKPLHPSTTVSVVVFHSQADADKAYTDAPREALKRSVSRCYLTTDKEAPGLVRMQSLAYLSGFPASFKETEQLRVKLPSVVTGKIKQFQLYTEASIALLHLNSPQDFTDLTQQAKKNLTLDGKELTISAAYLFWDLTAITQSKQDEDVSASRFEDNEELRYSLRSVERHAPWVRHIFIVTNGQIPSWLNLDNPRITVVTHQDVFQNHTHLPTFSSPAIETHIHRIPGLSQKFIYLNDDVMFGKDVWPDDFFSHSKGQKVYLTWPVPNCAEGCPGSWIKDGYCDKACNNSACDWDGGDCLGAGGSRFGTGVGGVGNQPWQFAGGLGGIGGVSSCNQGCANSWLADKFCDQACNVLSCGFDVGDCGQDHFNQLYSVTLLKNRTLYTLPVGETRPYFSFAGVARRVTEAQVSDNPAVRHTSVANKWKTVHLLLHSGHNASLVHYNLTVRGDDDKESSLTFSVAVDTRQLPQPNVSVSDPLHKDGSKEAKPTTAEPEVPFEDVPLEKQGPRVLKRPPGENEVIVEVPALNVSLLPAALQSELQRLQGKLLVGDITMKGYNLTKAILLGPYKALANQDPRLTPADQIKPQDKPFKDPIGHVVRREADAPQLVEANPVAQHSPERNRAEKTKEPEGTEAPEEVPKSSIVGEKGKQKAQKTPATPIPVLVDGEFPKAAKAQDTTPTEKPPLSSKLLSTLVGSMSKAKGSEDQSQQQRAGNEKGARGVPLGRKLQHYTSSDRGFLPWERRKYFQDLLEEEERLEGELAYQADSAAAGRRLQDTFADSLRYVNKLLNGQFGFTSRKVPAHMPHMIDRLIMQELQDIFPQAFDLTSSHRVRHPEDMQFSFSYFYFLMSALQPLNVSQVFDEIDTDHSGVLSDREIRTLATRIHELPLNLQDLTGLEQLLINCSKTLPTNLTQLHIVSPTQEAYYEASMPPVTKGLVVHCKAVTERIHKAFKDQNKYKFEIMGEEEIAFKMVRTNVSHVVGQLDDIRKSPRKFICLNDNIDHSHKDAGTVKAVLRDFYESMFPLTSQFELPREYRNRFLHMGELQEWRVYRDKLKFWTHCVLVTLVIFTVVSFFAEQLILLKRKLFPRRRVSNDVNPERV; translated from the exons GGAACGGCTGGGGAAGAATGCAAGTGATCCGACTGAATTGCCGAAGGACCG CGTGAAACCAGAATGTCTGCTGTCCCATTGTATTATTGCGCCCATGCTAGCCCTGGACCCGGCTCTGCCAGCCAACGTCACTCTGAAGGAGCTGCCATCGCTCTCGCCCTCCTTCTCCACCGCCAAGCTGCTGTTGCAAGTGGCcaagcccctccacccctccaccacagTGTCTGTGGTCGTCTTTCACTCCCAGGCTGATG CGGACAAGGCCTACACAGACGCACCCCGTGAGGCTCTGAAGCGCTCTGTCTCTAGATGTTACCTG ACCACAGATAAGGAAGCACCAGGTCTGGTCCGCATGCAGAGCCTGGCCTACCTCAGTGGCTTCCCAGCATCCTTCAAGGAGACAGAGCAGCTCAGAGTCAAACTGCCATCTGTTGTCACTGGCAAGATCAAACAG ttCCAGCTGTATACGGAGGCCAGTATCGCCCTGCTCCATCTGAACAGCCCTCAGGACTTTACTGACCTGACCCAGCAGGCCAAAAAGAACCTGACCCTGGATGGGAAAGAGCTGACCATCAGCGCTGCTTATCTTTTCTGGGACCTGACTGCCATCACACAG TCCAAGCAGGACGAGGACGTCTCGGCCAGTCGCTTCGAGGACAACGAGGAGCTGCGTTATTCGCTGCGCTCGGTAGAGAGACACGCCCCCTGGGTGCGGCACATCTTCATCGTGACCAATGGGCAGATCCCCTCCTGGCTGAACCTGGACAACCCCCGCATCACCGTGGTAACACACCAG GATGTCTTCCAGAACCACACCCACCTGCCCACGTTCAGTTCCCCTGCCATTGAGACCCACATCCACCGAATCCCAGGCCTGTCTCAGAAGTTCATCTACCTCAACGACGACGTCATGTTCGGGAAGGACGTGTGGCCTGACGACTTCTTCAGTCACTCCAAAGGACAGAAG GTGTACCTCACCTGGCCGGTCCCTAACTGTGCTGAAGGTTGTCCAGGCTCCTGGATCAAAGATGGCTACTGTGACAAGGCCTGCAACAACTCCGCCTGTGACTGGGATGGTGGCGACTGCCTGG GAGCTGGGGGCAGCCGGTTTGGGACCGGTGTGGGTGGAGTGGGTAATCAGCCCTGGCAGTTTGCAGGAGGTCTAGGTGGCATCGGGGGCGTGTCCAGCTGTAACCAAGGCTGTGCCAACTCCTGGCTGGCAGACAAGTTCTGCGACCAGGCCTGCAACGTGCTCTCCTGTGGCTTCGACGTGGGCGACTGTGGACAAG ATCACTTTAACCAGCTCTACAGCGTCACCCTGCTGAAGAACAGGACCCTGTACACCCTGCCGGTGGGTGAGACCAGACCATACTTCAGCTTTGCAGGCGTGGCTCGCCGGGTGACCGAGGCCCAGGTCAGCGACAACCCGGCCGTGCGCCATACTTCGGTGGCCAACAAGTGGAAGACGGTCCACCTGCTCCTCCACTCGGGCCACAATGCCTCGCTGGTCCACTACAACCTCACTGTCCGAGGGGATGACGACAAGGAGTCCTCGCTGACCTTCAGCGTGGCTGTGGACACCCGCCAGCTCCCCCAGCCCAACGTGTCCGTGTCCGACCCACTCCACAAAGATGGATCAAAAGAGGCCAAGCCCACCACCGCAGAGCCAGAGGTCCCTTTTGAGGATGTCCCTCTGGAGAAACAAGGTCCCCGAGTCCTGAAGAGGCCACCTGGGGAAAATGAGGTGATCGTGGAGGTGCCTGCGCTGAACGTGTCCCTGCTACCGGCGGCCTTGCAGAGTGAGCTTCAGAGGCTGCAAGGAAAGCTCCTGGTGGGTGACATCACTATGAAGGGTTATAACCTCACCAAGGCTATACTGCTGGGGCCGTACAAGGCTCTGGCCAATCAGGACCCCAGGTTAACACCAGCTGACCAGATCAAACCCCAGGACAAGCCTTTTAAAGACCCAATAGGACATGTGGTGAGGAGAGAGGCAGACGCACCACAGCTAGTCGAGGCTAACCCAGTAGCACAACACAGTCCAGAAAGAAACAGAGCGGAAAAGACCAAAGAGCCAGAGGGAACCGAGGCACCAGAGGAGGTGCCCAAGTCGAGCATTGTTGGTGAGAAAGGGAAACAGAAAGCACAAAAGACTCCAGCAACCCCCATCCCAGTTCTAGTGGATGGTGAGTTTCCGAAAGCCGCTAAAGCCCAGGacaccacccccacagagaaACCTCCACTGTCCTCCAAGCTGCTGAGCACCTTGGTGGGCAGCATGTCCAAAGCCAAGGGATCAGAGGACCAATCACAGCAGCAGCGGGCAGGGAATGAGAAGGGAGCCCGGGGGGTTCCTTTGGGCAGGAAGCTGCAGCACTACACCTCCTCAGATAGAGGCTTCCTGCCCTGGGAGAGACGGAAGTACTTCCAGGACCTGCTGGAG GAGGAGGAGCGTCTGGAGGGAGAGCTGGCGTACCAGGCAGACAGCGCCGCCGCTGGCCGGAGGCTGCAGGACACCTTCGCCGACTCCCTCCGCTACGTCAACAAGCTGCTCAACGGCCAATTTGGCTTCACCTCCCGCAAGGTCCCCGCCCACATGCCCCACATGATCGACAGGCTCATCATGCAGGAGCTCCAGGACAT ATTCCCACAGGCGTTTGACCTGACGTCGTCCCACCGCGTGCGTCACCCGGAGGACATGCAGTTTTCATTCTCCTACTTCTACTTCCTGATGTCGGCCCTGCAGCCGCTCAACGTCTCGCAGGTGTTCGACGAGATCGACACGGACCACTCCGGCGTTCTGTCTGACCGCGAGATCCGAACGCTGGCCACTCGCATCCATGAGCTCCCCCTCAACCTACAG GATCTGACAGGTCTGGAGCAGCTGCTGATCAACTGTTCTAAGACGCTGCCCACCAACCTGACCCAGCTACATATTGTTAGCCCTACACAGGAGGCATACTACGAAGCCAGCATG CCTCCCGTCACTAAAGGTCTGGTGGTCCACTGTAAAGCCGTCACAGAGCGCATCCACAAGGCCTTCAAAGACCAGAACAAGTACAA GTTTGAGATAATGGGCGAGGAGGAGATAGCCTTTAAGATGGTGCGGACCAACGTGTCCCATGTGGTGGGCCAGCTGGATGACATCAGGAAGAGCCCCAG GAAGTTCATATGTCTAAACGACAACATTGACCACAGCCATAAGGACGCAGGGACTGTTAAGGCGGTACTGAGGGACTTCTATGAGTCCATGTTTCCCCTGACCTCCCAGTTCGAGTTGCCCAGAGAATACCGCAACCGCTTCCTCCACATGGGAGAGCTCCAGGAATG GCGAGTATATCGGGACAAGCTGAAGTTCTGGACCCACTGTGTATTGGTGACTCTGGTGATCTTTACTGTCGTCTCCTTCTTTGCCGAGCAG CTGATTCTACTGAAGCGCAAGCTGTTTCCCAGACGCAGGGTCAGCAACGATGTCAACCCAGAGCGCGTGTGA